GAATCATGGCTTCTGCCCGCCCTCGGCCGGCTGGCCCGCATCGGGGGGCGCGGCCCCCGTCTGCGGCCTCTCCCCAGCGCCCGTCGCCGGCTCCGGCCCATCGGCCGGTTCGCTGATCTCGACCGAGGCGAGCGGGCGCTTCTGGCCTTCTTCGGCCCTGTGCCTCTCGTAGAAGTCGTCCGGCTTCACGACCTCGGTCGATCTGCGGACTGAGTCCTCGACCCCGCGCAGCGTACGCTGCAGATCGCCAAGGCCCTTTCCAAGCGTCCGCGCGATGTCAGGGATGTGGCGCGGACCGAACAGGACAAAGACGAGGAGCAGGATGAGGAGCAGCTCTTGAGTCCCGACGTTGAACACCGATCGACCTTCTCCCTTGTGCCACTGAGACCTTCACCATGCTACCAGAAGCGCCGGCGCCCGCAAGAAGGCGGGGGGCCCTGTCGGACCCCCCGCCTGAGGTTTCAGCTACCGTGGAAAGGCTAGAAGTTGAATTTCACCCCGACCATGTGGTTGTCGTCGAAGAAGTCGTTCACGAGGCGCAGGGCGTAGTCGAAGTTGAGCTTGCTCTGGCCGCCCAGCGGGAGGGCCACTCCGAGGCCGAACGCCGGGCCGTAGAGGTAGTCGTCGTTGCCGCTCAGGGTCCCGCCTCCGCGCACGAAGAACTGGTCGTGATAGGCGAACTCCGCCCCCAGATTGACCTCGTCGTCGTTGAAGTTGTTCGACTGGAAGCTACCGTACCCCGCGACCATCCCGATGTCTGTGAGCGGGTACTCGTAGCGCCCGCCGAACTCGATGTAGCTCGGCAGCTCGAACGGCGCGGAGAGCGACGAGAGCGAGCGGTCGCCCGCCTGGGGGTTGTCCGAGGTCCGGTGGAAGCTCTCGAAGTCGGCGCCCGAGAACCTCATCGTGGGGCCGATGTTCTTCAGCGCCAGTCCGAACGAGACCCCCTTGGGGCCCGGCCGGTACTGGATCCCGATGTCGAACGCGACCCCCGACGCGTGGGCTTGAAGAACCGACTCCGAAATGAGCTTGCCGGTGAGGCCGATCGTGACCTGATCGGTCATGTAGCGCCCGTAGGAGAGACCGAGGATCGAGAAGTTCGGCGAGAAGACCCTCCCGGTCCCTTCCGGCGCCAGTTCGGTCGTTTCGATGATGTCGCCGATCGAGAGGACGTCGGCCGTCACCGCGATCGTCCCGAAGCTGGTCTGCGCGGCGACGCCGACGTAGTTCTTCTTCATGTCGGCGATGTAGGTGAGGTTCGAGAAGAGAGCCTCGACCCCCCGCACGCCGGAGATGGCGGCGGGATTCCAGTAGAGCATCTCGAGTCCGCCCCAGTCGGCGACGGCGCCGTCGCCGATCGCGAGTCCTCTGGGGCTGTTCGGGATCAGTAGCTCGGAGGCACCCGCCGTCCCGATCCGGTCGGAGTTGCCCGCGAAGGCCGCCGCCACGAGAGCCGTGGAGAGCAGGACCGCCGCAGCCAGGACAAACTGAACCTTCATCGCGTATCCTCCTTTCCCTGGTTCTAGAAGCGATTCAGCCGTTCTTTTTCGACGAAGACGGCAAGCTTGCCGACATGAGCGCCGACTCCCTTGGCGTCCACATGGAAGATGTAGATCCCGCTGGCAACCGGTATCGCCTGCTCGTTCTGGAGGTCCCACTCGAGGATCGAGCTGACCTGGTCCTCCGCTCCCTCCTTCTCGAGCGTCCGAATCAGCTCGCCGGCCAGATTGAAGAGGCGAATCGTCGTCGGCACGTTGGGCAGATTGATGAACCGCACCACCCGATTGAACTGATCCAGCTCGTAGGCGCTCTGGTTGAGATAGGGATTGGGGACAGCCCGGATGCGGCTGAGATCGTACCCAACGACATCCCCCGCCCTGTCGCCGGCTGCGTAGGTCCTGAAGCGGAACTTGTCCGCCGGGGTGTTCGGCTTCGTCGTCGAGAACTTGATGACGGTGCCGTCCGGCGGCATCTGGAGAGGATCGGCATCCGACCAGACGACGAGCCTCGCGAAGAGCTCGACTCCGGTTGGATTCTGGCCCCACTCTCCATCGCTCACCTCGGCCACGACCTGCTCCCAAGTGAATCCCTCGCCCAGCGTGTTGGCGTAGATCCAGTCCGTGGCGCGCTCTCCGTAGTGTCCGTCGACATTGTCCTCGGGGAAGTCAAACTCGTTGGGGGAGGCGCCTCCTTCGACAATCAGAGGCACCAAGCGCACTTCCTCCTGCGTCAGGGGATCTACCCAGTAGAGGCCGAAGGGAAGCGGGCGCCATCTCGCGTCGTCCAGCCACCACCAGCCCCAGTTGTTCACGAAGTCATAGTCCCACTTCATGATGATGTCGTTGGCCGTGTGGTTCGCGTTCAGGGTTCCGTCTCGCATCAGACGGCCCTCGCCGCCGTCGCCGCCGCCGCAGGAGAGCCCCCAGTCGGCCGTGGAGTTGTAGCTCCACCAGAGGTCGTTGCCAGGTCCGCCCCAAGCATCGGGCTCAACCGGCGTTCCCCCGCCGAGGCCGTCCCCGTGGATGATCTCATCCATCATCGGACGCGACGGCTCGCGCTGGTTCCGCTTGAACCCGGGCGCGGGTCCGAGGACGCGGACCATCATCCCGTTCACGATCGGGTAGCCGTACTCCTCGGGATCGGGGGACTGGAACTCCTGTCTTGCCAAGAGCGTGTCCTCTGATCCGCTCCTTACGAGATCCCAGACCACCTTCGTGACCTCGTGCTCGTCCTCGATCTCGACGACCTCGCGGAAGGTCACATCGTACTCGGCGTTCTCCACCAGCGAAGGGTCGATGAAGACGACCTCGACCGAGCCGTCGCTCGTCCCGCTCATGCGGACGATCTCACTGCTCGGCAATCGCAGCAGGCCCGATGAGGCCTTCGGCGTCACCGTGACTCCCTGGGGAGAGTTCTCGAGCGTCGGCGAGATCCATCCCAGCTGATTCTCCCCGACGAAGAAGGGCTCGATGTTCCTCACGTCATATGAGTACGACGTCACGGCGAAGAAGTAGTCCAGGTAGTTAACCAACTGCCCGCCCTTGATCGCGTCCTGCGCGATGGTGATCTTGTGGGTCAGGCCGCTGTCCGAGCCTCGCTGGACAATGACCCTCTGGGTGCCTCCCGCCCCGATGTCGAAGACATCGCCATAGATCAGGGCAACCGCGTCGGCCACGTCCCAGGTGTAGATCTTGTGCCACGGGCCCGCTACCGATTCCCCTTGATAGAGGTTGTAGCCCTGGTGGTGGTACTCCTGGTCCAGCTCCTCGCTCAGATCCACATGTCCGAGCGCGTCCGTCGACCAGATGAGATCGACCGATCGATCCCCCGGCAGATAGTACATCTGCGGCCTCGGCGGGGAGGACGGAAGCTGGAAGTTGATGTCGAAGACCGCCTGCGCCTGCTCGTCGTAGAGCTTGAGAAGCTCGAGGCTCTCCAGCCTATCGGCCCCCTGCGCGATGATCAGCCCGGCGACGACCTCCTGGCTGTCGCCCGGGGCCATCGAGAAGGGGCCGGAAGAGAGCATCAGCCGGCGATCCGCCGCGTTGGTGTCGAGCCACCCGGTCCCGGCGACGGGATCGCCGGCGACCATGTAGCGCGTCGGCAGATTCGTCGTCGGATCGATCTGTTGGCCTCCGAGCGGATCGAGCCCCAGCATGTAGTTGTAGGACTGAGAGGCGGAACGGGGATCCGTTCCATTGATGTACTTGTTGAAGGACGTCATCGGCAGGTTCCTGTAATCGGGAACCGCCCGGCCGCTCACGTAGGCGGTGTCGCCGGGGCTGGGCACGATGGGTCCTTGGAAAAAGTCGAAGCCGACCGCCGGAGGGGCGCTCTCGTAGATCTCGTCGTCGTTGGTGTCGTTGTAGCAGTAGCCCAGGGAGAGAAGCGTGTCGCAACCGACCAGATCGTCGTCGGCCCCTCCCAGGTCCGGGTCGGACCAGAGCGAGATGAAGCAGTCCTCGAGCGTCTCGTTCCCCCGGTTGATGATCTTGAACTTCACGAAGACCATGTTCCCCAGAGGGGCGGGGCGATCGAAGGCAAAGGTGGTCTGCTGGATTTCGATGTTCTGCGGCGCCGTCGCGCCGGCGTTGTTCGTATGGCCGGAGGGATCGGCATCGTTGTAGACCGCCCAGAGCGTCTGATCGCCCACGAAGAGGGGCCTGCCCTCTGCGTCCACGGGGGCGCCATCGGCGATCGGCCAGTTCAGGTAGTCCTCCGATTGCGTGTCCCCCTTGACAATCTTGTAGACCCGAAGACGGGCGTCCGCCGGATTGTCGTAGGTGATCGTGCTGCCCTCGTTGTAGATCCGTCCGGGCTGGTACTCGAGGTCGTACTCCGCGACCGTGACCCTCACTTCCCCTTCGGCCTTCGACCCGAACCAGAGGCCGCATGCATAGACGGCGGCCTTGTTGGTTCCGCGCGGGAAGAAGGTTCCCGAGGGGCCTCCCTGCGATTCGAGATCTCTCCCGAACCCGCCGCTGTTCGTCACGAACATGTCGATGTTGTTGACATCGATACGGGTGTCGTTGTCGACGACGAGGGGAACCAGCAAGCCGGCGACTCCCCCACCCACGACGGCGGCGGCCGGAAGCGGCCCGGCAAGCAATCCAGCCAGGATCAGCCAGGCCAGAATCCACCGGTATGGCCGAATCATAGATCCTCCTTGTTCAAGCGCCTGCCTCGAAGAGGCGACATCCATCTGGCGCTTCATCTAGAAACTCGTCCTGAGTCCGAATCGGACCATACGCGGGCTGTCGTAGTTGTTCGGGTTTCTCTGGGCCAGGCCGTAGAGACCGCGCTCCTCATCCGTGGAATAGGAAAGCGCTCCCGTCGGCGTTGTCAGCCAGCCGGTCTCAGCGGGATCCCCAGACGAGCTGTAGACGGCGACCGGGTTGACCCTGTTGAGGACATTCAGGACCCAGAGGTAGGCGTTGATCTCGTACCTTCCGAAGGCGAAGCCGCGATCGAGCTTCATGTCGACGCGATTGCGCCAGGGGCCGTAGAGCGAGTTGATCGAGCCCGAGGGCTGGATCGTGACCGCCGCCAGCGTAACCTCGTCATAGGCCTTGGTGGGCGTGTACGGATTGCCGCTGCTGATGTTGATCAGCACGTTGACTCCCATCTTCTCGAAGGGGCGAAGGCCGCCGATCACCGGCCCCTGTCCCTTCTCGAAACGATAGTCGACGTTCGCCGAGATCTTGTGGCGTTGATCGAAGTCGAGGGGCGCGGTCTGCTTCGGCGCGATCCCTCCCGTCCAGGCGATATTGCGCTGGGAGTTGGCCACGGATCCCGTCCCGTTCGCGAAGGAGTAGGTGTAGTTGAGCTGCGCGGCGAGATTCGAGGTCCGGCGCAGGTCGAAAGCGAAGTCGACTCCCTTGATCGTGCCGTAGTCGGTGTTGCGGAACGAGGAGTAGGAGTTCGGAGATGAGCGGATCGACTGGACCTGGACGAGGTCCTGGACGTTCTTGTAGAAGGCGGTCAGGTCGATGCGCGCGCGCTCCGAGACCTGCTGGGTGAACCCGACCTCATAAGCCGTCGTCGTCTCGGGGGTCAGGTTCGGATTCCCGAAGGGGTAGTAGTACCCTCCCTCCCTCACCTTGTACTCGCCATAGACGAAGCCGGTGTAGAGGTCCTCCAGGTTCGGCTGCTGGAAAAAGATCCCGTAGTTGGCGTGGAACTGCGTCCTCTCGCTCACGGGGAAACCGACTCCCAGGCGAGGACTCAGCTTATGCCTGACCTTGCTGTCCTCGAGGTCCTCGGGATCCAGAACGGCCCGGTCCTCGCCGAGGGGCAGCTCCTCGTTCGCGAAGATCTTGGTGTCGACATCCAGGTAGTCGTAGCGCAGACCGGCATTCAGGATGAACTGGTCCTTCTCGTACTTGTTCTGCACATAGAAGGAAGCGTCCTTGGGATGCTTCGCTCCGTCCAGTCCCCTATCGAGAGGCTTCTCGGGATCGTCGAGCGCATATCCGAAGCGATCGACGTCCACGAGTCCCTGCGGCGTTCGCATGCGGTAGGGGAAGAGATGCCGGTAGCGCCGCAGGGTGTGATCGCGGTACTCGGCTCCCACCTTCGCCTGGTTTGTCGGCGTCCACTGGACCGTCATGTCGCCCTTGAATCCAAAGTAGGACGACTCCCGATGAAGATAGTCGTCCCAGACCGAGGCGGTGCTGTCGCTGTAGACGTAGGTCGTGTCGCTCCCCACGATCCGCTGGAGGTCCTCAGTCGGCCCGTACCAGAAGAGGGGCGTCCCGGGATCGTAGGTCGGATTCCCGTCAGGACGGCTGTAGGCGTCAAGGTCCTTGAAGTAGCGGCCGTCCCCGCGGAACCGCTCCGTGTAGAACCAGTTCGCTCCGAAGGAGTAGAATGTCCGCGGGTTGATCGTGTGCGTGAAGGTTCCGAAGAGGCTCTTGTTGGTGTCCTGATAGCGCGGTGTGTGCGGCAGGTTGAACAGGTAGGAGTGCCGGTACTCCTGCCAGTCGTCCCTCGAGTTGAGCGTGCCGACGCGGATCTTGTATGGAGCGCCGAGCTGCCAGGTGCCTTTCGCCTGCCATGTGTAGCCGGACAGATCGTTGTTGGGAAGCCTCCCGTCCTTGTATAGCGCCTTCTGTTCGCCGGTGAAGCCGAGCTTCTCGATCGGCTTCGGAGCGCGGTCGCGCTGCCAGCGGCTCTCGCCGCTCAGGAAGAAGGTCAGCTGATCCGTGCCCGGGATCACCGGACCTCCAAGAGAGGCGTCATAGATGTTCCAGTCGTAGCTCTTGGCGCCTAGCCATTCGCCGATCCTGTTGTCGGTGACGACCTCGACGCTGCCGAAGTATTCCGGCTCTCCCTCCCGCGTGATGACGTTGACCGCGCCGGACATGATCTTCCCGTACTCGGCATTGAAACCGCCCGTCATGACCACGATCTGGTCGATGGCGTTCTGGTTCACGGAGGTGGTCGAAAGCCCGGTCAAGGGGTCCTGCTGCGAGAACCCGTCCACGTAGTAGGCGACCTCCTCCGCCCTGCCCCCCCGCACGTAGAGACGAGGCGCGTTGCTCGCCTCGGCCCCCACGGGGGTCAGGCTCTGCGCGACGATGCCGGCCTGCTGGCTTGCGACGTTCTGGTATCCCCTCGCGGGGAGATTCTCGACCTCCTCGCGACCCAGGAACCGCGTCGTGCCCGTGAGGTCCTTCTGGATGAGCGGCTTCTCGGCGCGGATCTCGACGGTCTGGACCACGCCCAGCACCGTCTGTTCCAAGGCGAAGTCCGCCTCCGTCGTGAAGTCGGGTGCGACCCGCACGTCACCCAGGACCACTGGCTTGTAGCCGACTAGGGTCGCCTGCAGCTGGTAGGTTCCGGCCGGAACGTTGAGGACGAAGTAGCGCCCCGCGGCGTCGGCCGTCGCCCCCATCGTTGTTCCGACGATCGTGATGTTCGCACCGGCGAGCGGTTGGCCGCTCTCCCTGCCGGTGACGACCCCTGAGATCTTCCCCACCGTTCCCGCCCACGCTGTCGAGACCAGGATCGGCCCCAGCAGCAGCAGGAAGGCAAGTCGGTGGAGACGGTTCTGCAGGAACATACGCCCCCCTTCCGCTCACAATGAGCAGGCTGTGGACTCCTTGTCCGATCGGACCATCCGGCCCGCGACTCCTCCCAATCCAAGCACCTCCGCGACGAGAAGTTATTCGCTTGGAACCCAAGAGCTTAGGGCGGCAGCAAAGTAGTCCCGCCGCAGACCGGTGTCAAGCTCTTTTCCCCTGCCGGTCTGGGCCCCCGCGGCACTGCGCGAAAGGAGTCGTGCGAAACGCACCCCCGGGAGCCTCCCGACCCTCTATCGGCGGGGCAAACCTCAAGCTTTCGCACTAGTTAGCCGATGAACAGGCATGGAATGGAAGATGCTCGCCGCAAGGGAGTTCCGGCCTCCGCCGGCCGGAGATGCGCTCTCATGGCAAGGGGGTGAGCGGCAGGTGAGATCGAAGAGCAGGCGCCAACCTATAGCTATCCAAGGGTTTACGCTGGTCGAACTCATGATCGCCTTGGTGATCCTCGCCGTGGGAATTCTCGGAGTCGGACAGATCTTCGCCGTCTCGGGAAGGAACGCGGCCATGGGGCGGGCGGAGACGACGGCAGTCAGCCTAGCCCGGGAAATCCAGGAGAAGATCATGAGCGAGTCGGTGGATCAGGTTCCCATGGTGTTCGATGGGGTCGACACCACGGAGCCCTCGACCGTCACCCTTCCCTGTGAGGAGTGGGCGGCTCACATCAGCGAGCAGCTCGGCCCGGGAGCGAGCGGTCGGCTCGACGTGTTCGATTCCGACTCGGATGAAGAGATCCTACCGGGGATGTTCTCCGTTCTCGTCCGGATCTCGTGGCCGTCCCGCGGCGACACGCTGACGCTTCCCCTCCGGTTCGCGATCACGGACATCGGCCACTGATCCGAAGGATGGAGCCGTCCATGAAACCCCACGATCCCATCTTTCTCGGCCCGCGCGCCGGGAACACCCTGCTGCTCGCTCTCCTCATCCTCGCGGCGCTTGCCATTCTCGGGGGCTCGATTGCCGTCGTCACGATGGGCGACCGGAATCTCTCGCGCTACGAGCGTCACAGCGTCGAGGCGCTGGCCGCCGCCGAGACCGGCGTGGCCTTCGCCAAGCGGAGCATCAAGGACCTCGTCGCGCCCATGGCCGACGAGGACTCCGACGGGCACCCGGACTTCCGCCTCTCGGACACGCTTTCCTGGGACGGAAGCTACCACGTCATCGCCGAGGCGAGCGACATCAAGGGCGTCGGCATCACCGCCTATCAGGCGAACGGCTTCACGATCGTCTCGGAGGGGGAGTTCCGCGGCGCCAAGCGTCGCGTCAAGGTGGAGATCGTCCACGACAGCTTCCTCAAGTACGCCCGCTTCACGGCGCTAGGTGACCTGACATACGCCTGTGACGCGAACATCACCGGGGAGGTCTACGTCTATGGAGATCTGAACGTCCCCTGCGGTTGCGCCTCGGGCCGTCATGATCGATTCCTCGAACTCGTCTCGGTGGTGGGCGACATCCCCAACGCGGGTTGCGCCGACTTCTTCCGCGGCTACGTGACCGACGCGGAGCCCATCGACCTGCAGAACTCCTTCGACTGGGGCGACGTCCGCGACAAGGCCCGCGGCCTGGGCGCCGACAACGCCTGCGAGAAGAAGGGCAACATCGGCGTCTACATCTCGCTTCCAGGGACCGATCCCCTGGGCCTCGCATCGCAGGCATCCCCCAACCAGAACGTTCTCGTCTTCGAACGCTTCGACTTCCAGGATCTGACAACGGCGCCGCCGGACACGGTCGTCCGCTACAACGGCTCGCTCGTCATCAATCCGCAGACGGGGCAAGCGCTCCGTTTCTCGGACTTCAACGGGATGATCTTCTTCGAGGGGGACGCGTCGATCCGCGGCACGCTCGACGGGGTCAGCGCGCGGAGCATGACCGTGTACGCAACCGACGACATCTGGATCCGCCACAACCTGATCACGGGCCACTCGGGATACGATCCGACGACCCGTCTCCCCAACAGCACAGGCGACCCGGTCAATCTGGGGCTCGTCGCCGAGGACTACCTCTACCTGCACGCCAACACGCCGCGCGTGCTCCGCGTGGACGCGATGCTTCTCTCCCGGACCTCCACGTGGGCGGGCCAGGGAAGCGAGGCCGATCATCCCACCGCCGGGCCCGGGCCTCTCGATCTCGATCTGGATGGGATCTTCGGCGAGAGCCCCCGCAACAATGACCCGGTCGCGGGCGAGGGGTGGGACGAGACAGTCATCAATTCCAACACGTGGGTCCTGAACATCAGCGGGGGGATCATCACCAACGTCGGCGGAAACGCGGCCCCCTGGAACAACTCCGGCGTCCTGGCCAACGCGAGCGGCCCCACCCGTCGCTACAACTACGACCTGGACCTGACAAGCTATCCGCCCCCTTGCTATCCCGTGCCACTGAATCTCTACAGGGACGTCTCCTGGACCGAGATCACTGACGTCCGCCCCGAGCTGGCCAGCCACTTGCCCGACTGAGCGGAGGATCGGACGCGATGACTCGCCCCGCAAAGAACCTCGGCTTCACTCTCGTGGAGACGATGGTGATCGTGGTGGTCCTGGGATTGCTCCTGGCCGCCTCGATCCCCGACTTCGCCGACTCGAACCGGCGCCGGCGCGTCGAGGCCGCGACCGATCAGATCGCGACGGCGCTCCAGATCGCGCGACAGCGCGCGATCGCGACCCGCGTCCCCCACCGCGTCGTCCTCGATCCGGAGAACCGCGCCTACTGGACCGAGCGGTCGCAGAGCGACTCCACGTGGGTCATGGATCCCGACGAGATCCGGACTTTGCCGACCGCAGTCAACTGGTCCTCGAGCGCCGGGGGCGATCCCGAGAACCTGGATATCGAGTTCGAGAGCAGGGGAACGGTCCTTGCCGAAGACGCGCCATTCACAGCCGTCTTCAGCAACGCCCATGCCGACACGTTCGCCATCTCCCTCGTCCGAACCGGCCGACTGACCATATGCGGCGCCCCTTGAGCGAGGAGGAGCCATGAACGGCAAGAGAACCCATCCGCATGCGGGCTTCACCCTCGTCGAGACCCTGGTCGTCCTCGTCATCTCGGGGATCATCGTCTCGGCTCTGTACCAGGCGTTCTACGCAGGGCGCAGGAGCCACGACGTGCAGAAATACCTCGTCGAAATGCAACAGAACGCGCGCGTGGCGGTCGCCTCGCTTGCCGACGACTTCCGGCACGTCAGCTACGGGAAGGACCCGACGCAGCCCTCTATCCGATACGCGGGGCCCG
The sequence above is a segment of the Candidatus Eisenbacteria bacterium genome. Coding sequences within it:
- a CDS encoding TonB-dependent receptor, with the protein product MFLQNRLHRLAFLLLLGPILVSTAWAGTVGKISGVVTGRESGQPLAGANITIVGTTMGATADAAGRYFVLNVPAGTYQLQATLVGYKPVVLGDVRVAPDFTTEADFALEQTVLGVVQTVEIRAEKPLIQKDLTGTTRFLGREEVENLPARGYQNVASQQAGIVAQSLTPVGAEASNAPRLYVRGGRAEEVAYYVDGFSQQDPLTGLSTTSVNQNAIDQIVVMTGGFNAEYGKIMSGAVNVITREGEPEYFGSVEVVTDNRIGEWLGAKSYDWNIYDASLGGPVIPGTDQLTFFLSGESRWQRDRAPKPIEKLGFTGEQKALYKDGRLPNNDLSGYTWQAKGTWQLGAPYKIRVGTLNSRDDWQEYRHSYLFNLPHTPRYQDTNKSLFGTFTHTINPRTFYSFGANWFYTERFRGDGRYFKDLDAYSRPDGNPTYDPGTPLFWYGPTEDLQRIVGSDTTYVYSDSTASVWDDYLHRESSYFGFKGDMTVQWTPTNQAKVGAEYRDHTLRRYRHLFPYRMRTPQGLVDVDRFGYALDDPEKPLDRGLDGAKHPKDASFYVQNKYEKDQFILNAGLRYDYLDVDTKIFANEELPLGEDRAVLDPEDLEDSKVRHKLSPRLGVGFPVSERTQFHANYGIFFQQPNLEDLYTGFVYGEYKVREGGYYYPFGNPNLTPETTTAYEVGFTQQVSERARIDLTAFYKNVQDLVQVQSIRSSPNSYSSFRNTDYGTIKGVDFAFDLRRTSNLAAQLNYTYSFANGTGSVANSQRNIAWTGGIAPKQTAPLDFDQRHKISANVDYRFEKGQGPVIGGLRPFEKMGVNVLINISSGNPYTPTKAYDEVTLAAVTIQPSGSINSLYGPWRNRVDMKLDRGFAFGRYEINAYLWVLNVLNRVNPVAVYSSSGDPAETGWLTTPTGALSYSTDEERGLYGLAQRNPNNYDSPRMVRFGLRTSF
- a CDS encoding PorV/PorQ family protein — its product is MKVQFVLAAAVLLSTALVAAAFAGNSDRIGTAGASELLIPNSPRGLAIGDGAVADWGGLEMLYWNPAAISGVRGVEALFSNLTYIADMKKNYVGVAAQTSFGTIAVTADVLSIGDIIETTELAPEGTGRVFSPNFSILGLSYGRYMTDQVTIGLTGKLISESVLQAHASGVAFDIGIQYRPGPKGVSFGLALKNIGPTMRFSGADFESFHRTSDNPQAGDRSLSSLSAPFELPSYIEFGGRYEYPLTDIGMVAGYGSFQSNNFNDDEVNLGAEFAYHDQFFVRGGGTLSGNDDYLYGPAFGLGVALPLGGQSKLNFDYALRLVNDFFDDNHMVGVKFNF
- a CDS encoding type II secretion system protein, with protein sequence MEWKMLAAREFRPPPAGDALSWQGGERQVRSKSRRQPIAIQGFTLVELMIALVILAVGILGVGQIFAVSGRNAAMGRAETTAVSLAREIQEKIMSESVDQVPMVFDGVDTTEPSTVTLPCEEWAAHISEQLGPGASGRLDVFDSDSDEEILPGMFSVLVRISWPSRGDTLTLPLRFAITDIGH